In the genome of Asterias amurensis chromosome 16, ASM3211899v1, one region contains:
- the LOC139948880 gene encoding organic cation transporter protein-like, which yields MMDVDKSLGLVGSFGKKQCINYLIYCIVLMSSAWHLLSVSFTVGEPEGYSCRIPLNVTPGEYVSSDDGCHLLRRVIDGNTTTTEDNTTVSSSCLDGWEYESLHGETSIVTEFDLICDDAIIGSTLVSIHFAGCLVGSSVTGQISDIFGRRTAVLVSLIGVVLTGVGMSFSQSYALIATLKFFNGCFIPALLIVTYVRTIEMFPPGLRVRSHFGSGLFWVSGLVMVAPLAYIMPDWRQFQLITSLMYIPFIPLVWYSYESIRWLVQMGRIDEAEVILKTLAKSKDIQYSRFPIHDLEDTEERRTVLPKEEEAAGPAPSKEGGDEGDEMQEVCVKETKSTRKYTLLDLFRTRALIAPTLIIFYCWCTCSVVYYGLLLQATNLVGNKYLNFSLLSLVELPCYAVNFIITTRYGRRRPLVLDFLFGGVASIVTGFLPLETAGGTSLVVLQFAIVIFGRFCVAMSFDLVYLVTMEVFPTVLRNVGAGSASMVGRVGGMVAPFIVFLNVYHGSIPFVVFGVMSVVAGLLIVPLPETNNRSLPETLDDGEKLAKMEVPAKKNCEMGKSSSPSVMTMLTAREKSELASES from the exons ATGATGGACGTTGACAAAAGTCTTGGCCTGGTTGGCAGTTTCGGTAAAAAACAATGCATCAACTACTTAATTTATTGCATTGTCCTGATGTCGTCGGCATGGCACTTGCTGTCAGTGTCCTTCACTGTCGGCGAACCTGAAGGTTACAGTTGTCGCATACCGCTCAACGTGACACCGGGCGAGTACGTGAGCAGCGATGACGGGTGTCATTTGCTTCGACGTGTCATTGATGGAAACACGACGACGACAGAGGATAACACGACAGTGTCATCGTCGTGTCTGGATGGATGGGAGTACgagtcattacatggtgaaACTAGTATCGTCACTGAG TTTGATCTCATTTGCGACGATGCCATCATTGGGAGTACGCTGGTCTCCATTCATTTCGCTGGTTGCCTCGTAGGCTCCTCCGTCACCGGTCAGATATCTGATATCTTCGGCCGACGCACGGCCGTTCTGGTGTCTCTTATTGGCGTCGTTCTTACGGGAGTTGGTATGAGTTTCTCCCAGAGCTACGCCTTGATAGCTACGCTAAAGTTCTTCAATGGATGCTTTATAccc GCACTTCTGATTGTAACCTACGTCCGTACTATTGAGATGTTTCCCCCAGGCCTCCGAGTGAGGTCGCACTTTGGATCTGGTTTGTTCTGGGTTTCTGGGTTGGTAATGGTTGCTCCCCTTGCCTACATTATGCCAGATTGGAGACAGTTCCAGCTCATCACATCCTTGATGTATATTCCCTTCATTCCGCTAGTATG GTACTCGTATGAATCGATTCGTTGGCTCGTCCAGATGGGACGAATAGATGAGGCAGAAGTCATTCTCAAGACACTCGCCAAGTCCAAGGACATCCAGTACAGCAGGTTCCCTATCCATGACCTTGAAGACACAGAGGAACGACGGACAGTCCTCCCGAAGGAAGAAGAGGCAGCCGGCCCCGCACCCTCCAAGGAAGGAGGTGATGAGGGTGATGAGATGCAAGAAGTTTGTGTCAAAGAGACAAAGAGTACGAGGAAATACACCTTGCTGGATCTGTTCCGTACGCGTGCACTGATTGCCCCTACTCTGATCATCTTCTATTGCTG GTGTACGTGTTCCGTGGTATACTACGGGTTGCTGCTCCAAGCTACCAATCTAGTGGGtaacaaatatttgaacttcAGCCTGTTGAGCTTGGTGGAGTTGCCGTGCTATGCGGTCAATTTCATCATTACCACCAG GTATGGCAGGAGACGCCCGCTTGTGTTGGATTTTCTGTTTGGTGGAGTGGCCAGCATCGTTACTGGATTCTTGCCGCTGGAAACAG CTGGTGGCACCAGTCTTGTGGTTTTACAATTTGCTATCGTCATCTTCGGACGGTTTTGTGTAGCGATGTCGTTTGATCTGGTTTATCTGGTCACAATGGAGGTGTTCCCAACGGTACTAAG aaatgttgGCGCAGGGTCAGCGTCGATGGTTGGAAGAGTTGGTGGAATGGTGGCGCCCTTTATCGTATTTTTG AATGTGTATCACGGCTCTATACCATTCGTCGTGTTTGGTGTGATGTCCGTCGTGGCCGGCCTCCTCATCGTCCCACTCCCCGAGACGAACAACCGATCGCTCCCGGAGACCTTGGATGACGGAGAGAAGCTCGCCAAGATGGAAGTTCCCGCCAAGAAGAATTGTGAGATGGGCAAAAGCTCTTCGCCCAGCGTCATGACTATGCTTACTGCGAGGGAGAAATCAGAACTCGCATCAGAATcataa
- the LOC139948579 gene encoding transcriptional repressor NF-X1-like: MAEFNVQQTPLDFNHSQSQQPRFQQSGGQQNFQSFQPYLLTQNYSQQSYRQPRGGGRPFYRRGRGHLAPNFNQGFAESYQNQPLQSLQQDFSQSNQQFGNYGGYGQVPEQDFFLQGQPQRVRGRGFRSHSQRGPFRGQSHQPFFRGAASSFGNERNQDVGAVSSNNNRGRSGDGRFESGRGNANKIPPKKNRNDSSKTKNRSQYQGSKDTQTGSMIEQLTEGTYECTVCCETVRCDSPIWSCQECYNVFHMRCIKKWAKSPAAAAEGTDGWQCPMCRNISLPIPYTYKCFCTKMRDPPYHPGEMPHSCGEVCRRKRSKTNCVHPCNILCHPGPCPPCPASIKQTCLCGGTTQTIRCGTSQVVRCERECGKTLNCGIHECEAVCHSGKCEPCQVELQQECYCGKDNKLVLCGLDESGNPLQEGPEQYSCHALCERTLACGNHTCTRPCHPGPCYPCSLTPDTVTHCPCGQTKLSELTKEGQTRESCLDPIPTCENTCSKPLMCGGEDIHTCKKTCHEGACKECSLTSTIRCRCGHRMIDVSCRDLVEALDVATGEVSMACDRKCTKKKDCGKHKCNTKCCMDKNHHCGQICGRMLNCGLHRCEEMCHPGNCVRCLNASFDEHTCHCGATVMMPPIQCGTRPPDCPQLCARRHDCNHTVRHNCHYETSCPPCAELSSKMCMGNHEKRYNIPCHIKDISCGHPCEKKLPCQMHNCKKICHKGTCEACKHPCLAPRPECGHPCAAPCHVGNPCPPTQCKAKFSIHCACGNRSEATQCLQGGDDAQLNEAFQRLATHTLAGQGSQSGGDVDISQMMALRNSKKQRQLECDQQCSILARNRRLASALQIDPESSKFTPTYNMFLKEQAKKAPAFVAGIEKEIAALVASAQASKQPSRSRVFPSMNRDQRRVVHELSEMYGCDSQSYDQEPKRNVVTTARKSTCFIPSATLSSVVGDRPKAPPPILHTKHQAPRHLTTLSKMQRPESPTGPTSPPPQANVSQMDDFEVPDSWEVR, translated from the exons ATGGCCGAATTCAACGTACAGCAAACACCCTTGGACTTCAATCACTCTCAGTCGCAACAGCCGCGATTCCAGCAGAGTGGAGGACAGCAAAACTTCCAATCTTTCCAGCCCTATCTGTTAACTCAAAACTACTCTCAGCAATCGTACAGACAACCTCGTGGTGGGGGAAGACCATTCTACAGGAGGGGTCGCGGACATCTGGCTCCGAACTTTAATCAAGGTTTCGCTGAGAGCTACCAAAACCAGCCGCTACAATCCCTTCAGCAGGACTTCAGTCAGTCAAATCAGCAGTTCGGTAACTATGGGGGCTATGGTCAGGTGCCGGAACAGGACTTCTTCTTGCAAGGTCAACCCCAAAGGGTGAGAGGTCGTGGGTTTAGGTCACACTCACAGCGTGGACCTTTCAGAGGTCAGTCGCATCAGCCGTTTTTTCGTGGTGCTGCATCGTCGTTTGGGAATGAACGCAATCAGGACGTTGGAGCTGTGTCTTCCAAtaacaatagagggcgctctgGGGATGGACGGTTTGAATCTGGACGGGGAAATGCGAACAAAATTCCTCCGAAGAAGAACAG GAATGACTCCTCGAAAACCAAGAACCGCTCCCAGTATCAGGGGAGTAAAGACACCCAGACTGGGTCGATGATCGAGCAGCTGACAGAGGGGACGTACGAGTGCACAGTGTGTTGTGAGACGGTCAGGTGTGATTCCCCCATCTGGAGTTGTCAGGAATGCTACAATGTGTTCCATATGAGGTGCATTAAGAAGTGGGCGAAGTCACCTGCTGCGGCCGCTGAAG GAACTGATGGGTGGCAGTGCCCAATGTGTCGTAACATAAGCCTTCCAATTCCCTACACCTACAAATGCTTCTGCACCAAGATGCGCGATCCGCCGTACCACCCTGGCGAGATGCCGCACAGCTGCGGCGAGGTCTGCCGACGTAAACGCTCCAAGACTAACTGCGTCCACCCCTGCAACATTCTATGCCATCCAGGCCCGTGCCCGCCGTGTCCGGCCAGCATCAAGCAGACTTGTCTATGTGGGGGGACGACGCAGACGATTCGCTGCGGAACGTCTCAGGTGGTGCGCTGCGAGAGAGAGTGCGGCAAGACGCTGAACTGCGGGATTCATGAGTGTGAGGCGGTGTGTCATTCAGGGAAATGCGAACCTTGCCAGGTGGAACTTCAACAAG AGTGCTATTGTGGTAAGGACAACAAACTTGTGCTGTGTGGATTGGACGAGTCTGGTAACCCACTCCAAGAAGGACCTGAACAATACTCATGCCATGCTCTTTGTGAAAG AACTCTGGCCTGTGGCAACCATACCTGCACCAGACCATGTCACCCAGGACCCTGTTACCCTTGCTCTCTGACCCCCGATACAGTGACCCACTGTCCTTGCGGCCAGACCAAGCTGTCGGAACTAACAAAGGAAGGTCAGACACGAGAGTCTTGCCTGGACCCGATTCCAACATGCGAGAACACCTGCAGCAAGCCACTTATGTGTGGTGGAGAGG ACATCCACACCTGTAAGAAGACTTGCCATGAAGGAGCTTGTAAAGAGTGCTCCCTAACGTCCACCATACGCTGCCGATGCGGCCACCGCATGATCGACGTCTCCTGCCGAGATCTCGTCGAAGCATTGGACGTAGCCACGGGTGAGGTGTCTATGGCATGTGACAGGAAGTGCACCAAGAAGAAGGATTGTGGGAAGCATAAGTGTAACACCAAGTGCTGCATG GACAAGAACCACCACTGCGGTCAGATCTGCGGACGAATGCTTAACTGCGGACTACACAGATGTGAAGAGATGTGCCACCCCGGTAACTGTGTACGTTGCCTCAATGCAA GTTTTGATGAGCACACCTGCCACTGCGGGGCAACCGTTATGATGCCCCCGATTCAGTGTGGCACCAGGCCCCCAGACTGCCCCCAACTGTGCGCCCGTCGGCATGACTGCAATCACACTGTGCGTCACAACTGTCACTACGAGACGTCGTGCCCACCGTGTGCTGAACTCTCGTCTAAAATGTGCATGGGGAACCATGAG AAACGTTACAACATCCCATGCCACATCAAGGACATCTCATGCGGCCATCCATGTGAGAAGAAACTGCCGTGCCAGATGCACAACTGTAAGAAGATTTGTCATAAG GGTACCTGTGAAGCCTGCAAACACCCATGCCTTGCCCCTCGTCCAGAGTGTGGCCACCCCTGTGCCGCCCCGTGCCATGTGGGCAACCCCTGCCCACCCACCCAGTGTAAGGCTAAGTTCTCAATCCACTGTGCCTGCGGGAATCGCTCCGAGGCCACTCAGTGTCTACAAGGAGGTGATGATGCTCAGCTCAACGAGGCCTTCCAGAG ATTGGCCACACATACTCTAGCCGGGCAGGGAAGTCAGTCTGGTGGAGACGTTGATATAAGTCAGATGATGGCTTTGAGGAATAGCAAGAAACAAAGACA gtTGGAATGTGATCAGCAGTGTTCCATTCTCGCCAGAAACAG GAGACTCGCCTCTGCGTTACAGATCGACCCAGAGAGCTCAAAGTTTACTCCGACCTACAACATGTTCCTGAAAGAGCAAGCCAA GAAAGCCCCAGCTTTTGTAGCTGGCATAGAGAAAGAGATTGCAGCTTTGGTAGCCTCTGCTCAAGCT tCAAAGCAGCCTAGTCGCAGTCGCGTCTTCCCCTCCATGAATCGGGACCAGCGGCGTGTCGTCCATGAGTTATCCGAGATGTACGGATGTGATTCGCAGAGTTACGATCAAGAACCCAAGAGGAACGTCGTCACGACTGCCAGGAA GAGCACCTGTTTCATTCCAAGTGCAACACTGTCTTCAGTTGTTGGGGATCGCCCAAAAGCCCCGCCTCCGATCCTCCACACTAAGCACCAAGCCCCAAGACATCTCAC GACATTGTCAAAGATGCAACGCCCAGAAAGCCCGACCGGCCCAACCAGTCCTCCACCTCAGGCTAATGTCTCTCAGATGGACGACTTTGAAGTCCCTGACTCATGGGAAGTCAGATGA
- the LOC139948580 gene encoding cAMP-responsive element modulator-like isoform X2 — MEDDSQENSGLSAEDKVQVTPVQDGEEQQQTVVIDTEVDRKRRQDILSRRPSYRKILNDLSSTDGPAVARIEEEPSEDEGQNTITLAGTAGLHGFPTVMTTGGATIQIANPVDMPGLQTLTMTNAGTPAGTIVQSIQAQDGTQQFFVPTASGDIQAYQIRPATSLPQGVVMASANLQSSGHLHVHEEAGRKRELRLMKNREAAKECRRKKKEYIKCLENRVAVLENQNKTLIEELKSLKELYCHKSD; from the exons ATGGAGGACGACAGTCAGGAGAATAGTGGGCTGTCAGCCGAGGACAAAGTACAG GTGACCCCAGTGCAGGACGGTGAGGAACAACAGCAGACAGTAGTTATCGACACAGAGGTTGACCGCAAAAGACGTCAGGATATTCTCTCTCGTAGACCCTCCTACAG AAAGATCCTAAATGACTTATCATCCACTGACGGACCAGCCGTGGCGAGAATCGAGGAGGAGCCATCAGAGGATGAGGGCCAGAACACCATCACCCTAGCTGGGACAGCGGGACTACATGGATTCCCAACAG taATGACCACTGGGGGTGCCACCATACAGATTGCCAACCCTGTTGACATGCCCGGTCTACAGACGCTGACCATGACCAACGCAGGGACTCCGGCCGGTACCATCGTCCAGTCCATACAGGCTCAGGATGGGACGCAGCAGTTCTTTGTCCCGACGGCGTCAG GTGATATCCAGGCGTATCAGATCCGACCAGCCACGAGTCTGCCCCAGGGTGTAGTGATGGCCAGTGCCAACCTCCAGTCATCAGGACATTTACATGTCCATGAGGAGGCTGGTAGGAAGAGGGAGCTTAGGCTAATGAAAAACAG GGAGGCGGCGAAGGAATGCCGACGGAAGAAGAAGGAGTACATCAAGTGTCTTGAGAACCGAGTGGCCGTGTTAGAGAACCAAAATAAGACTCTTATTGAGGAGTTGAAATCCCTCAAAGAACTCTACTGCCACAAATCGGATTAA
- the LOC139948580 gene encoding cyclic AMP-responsive element-binding protein 1-like isoform X1 has translation MEDDSQENSGLSAEDKVQIVTSQAVPSSVVMSGMPNQSVQVSSVIQTNSTQPSVIQSTPIHTVQVQVTPVQDGEEQQQTVVIDTEVDRKRRQDILSRRPSYRKILNDLSSTDGPAVARIEEEPSEDEGQNTITLAGTAGLHGFPTVMTTGGATIQIANPVDMPGLQTLTMTNAGTPAGTIVQSIQAQDGTQQFFVPTASGDIQAYQIRPATSLPQGVVMASANLQSSGHLHVHEEAGRKRELRLMKNREAAKECRRKKKEYIKCLENRVAVLENQNKTLIEELKSLKELYCHKSD, from the exons ATGGAGGACGACAGTCAGGAGAATAGTGGGCTGTCAGCCGAGGACAAAGTACAG ATTGTTACCAGTCAGGCGGTTCCATCCTCGGTCGTCATGTCCGGGATGCCCAACCAATCTGTCCAGGTCTCTTCTGTCATACAGACTAACAGCACACAGCCATCGGTTATCCAATCCACACCCATCCACACTGTCCAAGTTCAG GTGACCCCAGTGCAGGACGGTGAGGAACAACAGCAGACAGTAGTTATCGACACAGAGGTTGACCGCAAAAGACGTCAGGATATTCTCTCTCGTAGACCCTCCTACAG AAAGATCCTAAATGACTTATCATCCACTGACGGACCAGCCGTGGCGAGAATCGAGGAGGAGCCATCAGAGGATGAGGGCCAGAACACCATCACCCTAGCTGGGACAGCGGGACTACATGGATTCCCAACAG taATGACCACTGGGGGTGCCACCATACAGATTGCCAACCCTGTTGACATGCCCGGTCTACAGACGCTGACCATGACCAACGCAGGGACTCCGGCCGGTACCATCGTCCAGTCCATACAGGCTCAGGATGGGACGCAGCAGTTCTTTGTCCCGACGGCGTCAG GTGATATCCAGGCGTATCAGATCCGACCAGCCACGAGTCTGCCCCAGGGTGTAGTGATGGCCAGTGCCAACCTCCAGTCATCAGGACATTTACATGTCCATGAGGAGGCTGGTAGGAAGAGGGAGCTTAGGCTAATGAAAAACAG GGAGGCGGCGAAGGAATGCCGACGGAAGAAGAAGGAGTACATCAAGTGTCTTGAGAACCGAGTGGCCGTGTTAGAGAACCAAAATAAGACTCTTATTGAGGAGTTGAAATCCCTCAAAGAACTCTACTGCCACAAATCGGATTAA